Within Spinacia oleracea cultivar Varoflay chromosome 4, BTI_SOV_V1, whole genome shotgun sequence, the genomic segment aaatataaCAAGTTAACGTGAAAATATTCCCTATTGCTGCTATGAAAGCTGCTGAAGCTGGCTTGTTATAGCAGcgtttttttattattagagtTGTCTATTTCTCGACACCTTTTTACGTAGGGATCTTGGCTTAAATATAAGGTAATAATTTTCGACGCTATAAAGGGCCTATAAATTAAACATGGACAGCAAATCCCGTCGAGCTGTTCTGACACATAAAGGCGTCGCCATTATCGACGCTGAACTACACAGAAGACGTTGTAAGGCGTAGCAATTCTGGACGCCTTATTCATGACCTGGACAACGGACAGCGTCCCCTTTACCGACGCCTAAAGGCGTCGCGATATCTCGACTAAAGATTCCTCGACGCAAATGGCAGGCGTCGAGGCCTTTTTTCTCGACGCCTTTAGGCGTCGCTAATCAGCTCAAAAGGCGTCGCCATAACACGGAAATTATAGTAGTGATTTAAATTTGGTTTagtaatattttcgttaaattataaaattatactttttattaaaattcattataaatatcgatttgagattatttatcgtttcaataactaattcattaatttaatattctgaaagaatCGGACTTgaagctcaggacgaacgatccatcgaacaggaagtataaactacggttgaggtaacatctattgctaacacccacaatccccttatgaactgtgttttatgaatttatgaaatatgtttataatgatatgttttaatggattgtgggatatgaattgtgtttacaaagtgtgttttatgcatgatgatattcaaatgtgtttatgaatgattttataagaatgatgagttacgaataagatacgaaacatgataaataaaagtgtaaccggttctggcagttagtggggttactatttctaggtcgtgcacgtaccgccgtaccgcgggacacccaacaagggagagtgctccttgagggttaccgcaagctaaaagagaaactatttaggtacgggcgtatgtccaacaagggagagtgctccttgaggactatcgcaaggtgggagacgtcccgcaaggctaacttgtcagttaccaagtaaaatgaatgttttatgaaagataatgggaactattaaagtttcaagttataaattatgttttattataatgcatttatgaaagtgttttactatattctattctccctgattgcaaagtaaataaaatgaattgaaatgagtttacgctgttagggtagtatgttactgggcctcggctcacgatattgcttttgttttaggtacgaagaagatcatgggatgccttagagtgaggatgcaaccaccaaattcacgatcgatgtttagtaaagataactatgtcattagtaataaagggatgtattatttaaagtctaagtttgatttcatgatttgagttagattttaatattaatgtttaatcagATGTTAAAAGTGtttattattaaagtttatttagtaatttaaaaaggttatgtcgccttgtatttcccacgagggaaaTAGGCATGTGAcactccgactaaattagggtttccgctgctaattaaagataattaacctaatttatgGTGTTTAGAAGACGGGGCGTTACATTACTTTGATGCACACGGGATCCAAGTCCTCACAAACTACCCACTGGAAAAAGCAATGCAAAAAATGGACACATCAGGTAGACTCTTAAAATGGGCGATTGAACTATCAGAGTTTCACATGGAATATCGGCCCAGAATGGCTATAAAGGCCCAAGCACTGTCTGACTTCATAGTCGAAGCATCATACCAGGAGGAGGAAATAAAGGAAGGAATATGGGAAGTAGCAGTAGACGGCTCGGTCACCAAATCAGGGTCAGGAGCGGGGGTAATAGTTACCTCACCGGAAGGAGACCAGTTCGAGTATGCTATTAAGTTCTCTTTCCAGGCATCAAACAACGAGGCAGAatacgaggccgcaatcgcTGGCATACAGATCTGCACGGCAGATGGTGCTCGTAGGCTCAGGCTTACAACCGACTCACAGCTGGTAGCAAACCAGTTCTCAGGAGAATATGAAACGAAGGAAGAATCCATGAAACGATACGCCGAAAAGCTTAAACAGTCAGCGGCACAGTTGGAAAGCTTCGAAATAAAATTAGTACCCCGATCAGAGAACATGTTGGCAGACTCCCTGTCAAAACTGGCCAGCTCAAGTGCTCTGGTAAAATCAGTAATGATGGAGGTCATGCACCGAAGGAGCACTGAAGTATTGGCAAATCAGGTCATGGTAATCACGAGCCAACCTGAATGGTATGACACCTTGTGGGCATACAAGAGAGATGGAACCCTGCCTGCAGAAAAAACGGAAGCAAGAAGGTTGATTAGAAACTCATGCTGGTTCGTAATCATCAGAGGCCAACTCTACAAACGGGGTTTTAGCTTGCCTCTGTTACGATGCATATCAGCATACGAATCGGCACGACTGATAGAAGAAGTACATGAAGGAGTGTGTGGAAATCATCAGGGAGGAAAAACCCTTGCACTGAAATGCCAAAGGCAAGGATACTACTGGCCGACAATGCTAACAGACGCACAAAAGTACGTCAAGAAATGTGAAAAATGTCAAGTTTTTTCAGCAGTCATTAATCGTCTTGCAAACGATCTCATGCCAATCCTAAATCCAATACCGTTCGCccagtggggaatggacatTCTGGGACCATTCACAACGGCATCCGGTGGAAGAAAATATCTGATAGTGGCAGTCGATTATTTcaccaagtggatagaagcagagcCGTTGGCAAAGATAACTGCAAATCAGGTCAAAAAGTTCATATGGAAAGGTATAATCACCAGGTTCGGATTACCAATGGCAATCGTGATGGACCATGGGGTACAGTTTGATTGCTCACCAGTTCAAAGTTTTTTGAGTACGTACAAAGTCAAGTTTGCCTACTCTTCTGTTTGTCATCCCCAAAGCAATGGACAGGCAGAAGCTGCCAACAAACAGATACTGGCAGCAATGAGAAAGAAGCTAGACGACTATAAGGCTGGTTGGGCCGATATTGTTCCAGAGATACTTTGGGGAAATAGAACCACCGTTAAGGAAGCAACGGGAGAGAGCCCATTCCGTCTATGTTTCGGATCAGAAGCAGTGATACCAGCAGAAGTAGGGTTACCTACATTCAGGATCCAGCATTATGAAGAAAACAAGAACGGTAAACTGTTAAAGCAGGAGCTGGATCTTCTACCAGAGATCAGACTCAGAGCAGAAATCAGATCGGCGGCTTACAAGCAGCGCATAAGCAATGCCTACAACAAAAGAGTAAAACACAGACAACTTGAGGTAGGAGACCTGGTGCTCCGCAGAACTGCAGCTACAGGCAAGGCAAAGGTCCAAGGGAAGTTAACCCCAAACTGGGAGGAGCCTTATCAGATATGGGAAGAAATCGTACCAGGAGCTTTTAGGCTGATGGATATGGGTGGAACAGCACTAAAAAATTCATGGAACGCCAGCGTCCTTAGAAAGTTTTATGTGTAGTCACTAACCCAAAAAGGCCGATTGAGCCAGGCCTGTTATGGTCCATGAAATGAAAGAAAGTCGaggaattcaaagcagaagaatCAAaaccttaaagtaggtcagcaaggctactatcagcttgctgactcggggtaatgtataatcaaaaaatcgtgattcaaacccttaaagtaggtcagcaaggctactatcagcttgctgactcggggtgatacgaatcaaacccttaaagtaggtcagcaaggctactatcagcttgctgactcggggtaatgtataatcaaaaaatcgtgattcaaacccttaaagtaggtcagcaaggctactatcagcttgctgactcggggtgatacgaatcaaacccttaaagtaggtcagcaaggctactatcagcttgctggctcggggtaatgtataatcaaaaaatcgtgattcaaacccttaaagtaggtcaacaaggctactatcagcttgctgactcggggtgatacgaatcaaacccttaaagtaggtcagcaaggctactatcagcttgctgactcggggtaatgtataatcaaaaatcgtgattcaaacccttagagtaggtcagcaaggctactatcagcttgctgactcggggtgatacgaatcaaacccttaaagtaggtcagcaaggctactatcagcttgctgactcggggtaatgtataatcaaaaatcgtgattcaaacccttaaagtaggtcagcaaggctactatcagcttgctgactcggggtgatacgaatcaaacccttaaagtaggtcagcaaggctactatcagcttgctgactcggggtaatgtataatcaaaaatcgtgattcaaacccttagagtaggtcagcaaggctactatcagcttgctgactcggggtgatacgaatcaaacccttaaagtaggtcagcaaggctactatcagcttgctgactcggggtaatgtataatcaaaaatcgtgattcaaacccttaaagtaggtcagcaaggctactatcagcttgctgactcggggtgatacgaatcaaacccttaaagtaggtcagcaaggctactatcagcttgctgactcggggtaatgtataatcaaaaatcgtgattcaaacccttaaagtaggtcagcaaggctactatcagcttgctgactcggggtgatacgaatcaaacccttaaagtaggtcagcaaggctactatcagcttgctgactcggggtaatgtataGTCAAACATcatgattcaaaacccttaaagtaagtcagcaaggctactatcagcttgctgactcggggtaaaGTACCAGATTCAAACAGCACAATTGCATAAATAAGGGCAAgcataaaatagaaaaataaaacaaacaacacaATATCATAAGCATAAGAGCAACACCATCTGAATAAAGCAAATTCGACAGCCAACACCAAAACTGACATTTGTTAGCTGATAAAAAATGGCACAAGGTAAAgtttacaaaaacaaaacataaaatATCCCAGGGCAAAAAGTGCCACAAACAGCTGATACCAAAAGTGCGtctaaaaaaataaactaatctTTAAAAGCAGCAACGCCAGATGAACCACAGGATGATACCGGTGATGACTGCCCGCACCTTCAAACTTGTTGATAATCCGTCTGGTTGGTACTGGAAGACAGCAGGGCAGGATCCAGGTAGTCTTCTTCCTTCAGCTCAATGGGAGGGAGAGTCAAGGGATCAGCATTCTGAATGATCTCCTCCGGAATGATCTGTGACTCCAAACCGGTTGGTACCTTGTGCTTTTCCTCCACCAGGAAAGCATACTCAATATCCTCACAGTCCTCCTTGGTAAGGCCAATACCATGAACGCCACAACGGTGGGCAGCAAACCAGCCACCGTTATGACTATCCGTGATACGCTTACTATAGGTCTGGGACCGAGAAAATCGCAAGGCACCATCCCGAGCACCGGTCTTGTAAGCAGCTTTGGCCTTCTCATCCGCCTCCAGCAACTTCTCAGACAGCTCTTTGTTCTTGGCCTCCTCTGCCTCCAGCTTGTTCGCAACATTCTCCAACTCTTCGTTGCGTTGCTTCACCCTTTTCAGCTCAGAAGTTTTTTGGTCCAGATCTTGCTTGGCGTCACTCACCTGCTTCTCCAGATCAGCCTGCCTTTTCTGAAGGTCTTCATTCTGCTCCTGGTAGCAGAGGTACAGCTTCACAAGCTCCACAGCAGAGTTGCAGGCCTACAAAAGACAATTCGTCAAAAACAACACCGATTGCATGTATATACAAAAAGCATACCATAAAAACAACACCGATTGCATACCTTGAGCATATCATTCATATGTTGGGCAGCCGGCGCGTCAATCTCAGCAGCAGGATTGTCGCGAGGAGTAGCCAGATCCTTCAAAGCCCTCCAACCCATACAACCACCCCCTTTGCAGTCGTCGGTGAGTATCGACTCACCACGAAGAAGATCGATTTTAGGGTTCCAGGGTTCATCAGGCTCACCAGGAGGAACCTCAAAGTACTTCATCTTCCTGGGGGATAGGCAAATCGGAGTCTTCTCAATCCACTCCCCAGGACGGACAAAGACACCCATGTTCAGACCAGAGCTGGTACCAGCACTCTGGCTAGGGCGAACATACCCAGAAGAAGTATGAAGAGTAGGAGGCATGAGAGGAGGAGTCTTCTGGCCCATACCAGCAACATCAGTATCATTTACCTCTTGCTCTTGGTTCTGACGGGTTGGAGTCATAAGATCCACAACCATCAAGTCTGGTTGGGCTATCGGCTCAACATCCGCAACAGCATCACCCCCTTGGCCTGCGATGTTCACATCGGCAGCTGATTCAAAACCTTTCTCAGGAGACTTCTGCTGAGACTTATCAGGGGCAGGCTGCGTAGTACCGTCCACTCGAGACCGATTCACCCGAGTGAAGGGTTGGTTACGATCGCGAGGACGCCTGCCAGTAAGGGCAGCACCACGACCGCAATCCAAACTTTTAAAACCTCCAGCCATGTCAGGAGCAGTATGGACGGTCTTGAAGACAGGTCTTGGAGCAGGGTTGTCAGGAGCAGTATGAGTCGTTTTGAAAACAACTCCAGTAGGCGCACGGATGGAAAGTGGTTTGGGAGCTGGTATGGAGCTTAATCTTTTTGTCTTCTTAGCAGGAGACTCACTCGCAACCTCCTCCCGAGTCGAACCACGCTTTTTGTTGGCTTGGGTTGCGTAGGTCGACAGAGTAGAAAACACACCTTTCGGATTGGGAGGGTTGTTGGTAGTAGGACGACCGTCTTTGCCCAAACCGAGAATAGCAAAGTTGAGAGTATGCAGACCTGgtaagaaaaaacaaacaaaagattTAAACACAGACAAACAACAATGCGTACAAAACAAGAAAAGCATACTTAAACAACATAAGAGGGGGATATAGCTATCAGCCCCACGACCATACCAAGAGTATGGGTGTGGCACAAGCCAACTGCAGACAGCGGCCCATTTCCCAAAATATACTTAGCAGGAGGCAACCAGTACTTAGGAACGGTCACAGACTTCTGCAAACCGGTGTCAACATGCAAACAGGACACAAACTGGTGGGCCCTTTTCTCCCTGAAACCCAACTCCCGAATGGGGTAATGGTTCATATGAGGACGGGGGAGATGAAAGCGAGTCCGAATGGGGAAATCAGAAGGCACTCTCAACCAGTAGAACTTCTTTTCCCAATCTTTACAGCTAGACAGCTTGGGGTTGACTGTCATTTTGCTTGCCTTGGTGTAAAAAGACCACCATCCAGACTTCTTCTTGTACTTTTTCAACCAAATCAGCCGCCTAAACAGATTAATGGTTTGGGGCCATTGTTTAAAAGATAGCAGCCAGGTAAAAGCCACAACATTCCTCACTACCTGAGGCGTTACCTGCGCCAAACATACATTCCAAGCCCGGAATACCTTCTCTATAAAAGGATGAAGAGGAAATCGGAGGCCGAAATCTAGATGATGGGCATACACGCCGATATGATCAGGAGGACAATCCAAAATCACACTCCCCTCAGCAGGAATCACGAGACGGTACCCTTTGGGCAGTTTCAAATACTCTTTGGCCCAGCGCGGATGGTCGTCTTTGATAGCCCTATCACGGAAAGATTTGATTATTTTAGCTTTGTAAACGGCACTACCAGCAGGAGGAGGACTCTCAACCCTGTAGCTCATCTCCTCCGTATCGGAATCTGGTTCCACATCCAGATCCCCTTCTCTCAAAACCTGCTCACACAGAGAGGTCACGTCTTCACCATCATCCCACAACCGGCCAATATCATCATCAGACTCCAAAATTGAATCCCCTGCATCCTCATCATCTCCCCCAACGCTACCGGCGGAGTTATCGGATCCCGCAAAATCGTTAACACGACTGCTAAACTCCCCTTCATCCATCTGACGGCTCCCACCAGCCACGTCCTCTAGATGGGCACCCCTGACGGCATCCTGGTTGAGAGACACAACAACATTGCCAAAATTAGTGCCATAGTCACCATATCCTTTACCGGCAGGGTCCATAAATTGCGTCCATGATCGAAGTTCGTACTCAAGGGCAATAGAGGGAGCATCCACTGCCGGGATTGTTTCGCAATTATCTACTAAATTCAAATCATGACGAATGTCGGCTCGTACCTGTTTGCGCATGTGAGCCTGTAATTCCTTTGCAGCATCCTCGTAAGACGGCTCAAAATAGTCAGAGGCAGACGGCTTATCATCATCCTCAAAATTGACATCCTCAGAGGTAGACGCAGGGTCAACATCGTCATACCCAGCCCCACTCAACACATTATCACTATCTCGCTCACTCGACATTACACCCAAATATAAACCTATACGAAGgaagaaacaaaaacaaaaaagactaTACCTTCTCGCACAACGGAAATTTAGCAGCCCAGAACCGAGGTACAACACTTCCGCAAGCACCGCAGTCAGCAACAGAAACAACGCCGAAAAAATAACTCGCAGGAACAAATGAGAAGAtttgagaaagagagagaaaagtttgAAGAAAAGAGCGAAAGTGTTTTGACGTTTTAAGAAAAGAAAGTTAAATAGTCAAAAATCGAGGAAAACGGGCGATTTGACAGTTAAAGGCAGTTGAAGGGACAGAGCAAATCTCAGCCATTGAAATAAAATGATAAAGCGACACGCGTCGCATAGCACGCAGATGCATCACACGTGGAATAAATTTAAGcggtacaaattcaaaatacttcctaaaaaaaaaatccaaaatctcaagggggctagtcagcatccaaaacctcaagggggctagtcagcatccaaaacct encodes:
- the LOC130472326 gene encoding uncharacterized protein isoform X2, encoding MSSERDSDNVLSGAGYDDVDPASTSEDVNFEDDDKPSASDYFEPSYEDAAKELQAHMRKQDAVRGAHLEDVAGGSRQMDEGEFSSRVNDFAGSDNSAGSVGGDDEDAGDSILESDDDIGRLWDDGEDVTSLCEQVLREGDLDVEPDSDTEEMSYRVESPPPAGSAVYKAKIIKSFRDRAIKDDHPRWAKEYLKLPKGYRLVIPAEGSVILDCPPDHIGVYAHHLDFGLRFPLHPFIEKVFRAWNVCLAQVTPQVVRNVVAFTWLLSFKQWPQTINLFRRLIWLKKYKKKSGWWSFYTKASKMTVNPKLSSCKDWEKKFYWLRVPSDFPIRTRFHLPRPHMNHYPIRELGFREKRAHQFVSCLHVDTGLQKSVTVPKYWLPPAKYILGNGPLSAVGLCHTHTLGLHTLNFAILGLGKDGRPTTNNPPNPKGVFSTLSTYATQANKKRGSTREEVASESPAKKTKRLSSIPAPKPLSIRAPTGVVFKTTHTAPDNPAPRPVFKTVHTAPDMAGGFKSLDCGRGAALTGRRPRDRNQPFTRVNRSRVDGTTQPAPDKSQQKSPEKGFESAADVNIAGQGGDAVADVEPIAQPDLMVVDLMTPTRQNQEQEVNDTDVAGMGQKTPPLMPPTLHTSSGYVRPSQSAGTSSGLNMGVFVRPGEWIEKTPICLSPRKMKYFEVPPGEPDEPWNPKIDLLRGESILTDDCKGGGCMGWRALKDLATPRDNPAAEIDAPAAQHMNDMLKACNSAVELVKLYLCYQEQNEDLQKRQADLEKQVSDAKQDLDQKTSELKRVKQRNEELENVANKLEAEEAKNKELSEKLLEADEKAKAAYKTGARDGALRFSRSQTYSKRITDSHNGGWFAAHRCGVHGIGLTKEDCEDIEYAFLVEEKHKVPTGLESQIIPEEIIQNADPLTLPPIELKEEDYLDPALLSSSTNQTDYQQV
- the LOC130472326 gene encoding uncharacterized protein isoform X1 → MSSERDSDNVLSGAGYDDVDPASTSEDVNFEDDDKPSASDYFEPSYEDAAKELQAHMRKQVRADIRHDLNLVDNCETIPAVDAPSIALEYELRSWTQFMDPAGKGYGDYGTNFGNVVVSLNQDAVRGAHLEDVAGGSRQMDEGEFSSRVNDFAGSDNSAGSVGGDDEDAGDSILESDDDIGRLWDDGEDVTSLCEQVLREGDLDVEPDSDTEEMSYRVESPPPAGSAVYKAKIIKSFRDRAIKDDHPRWAKEYLKLPKGYRLVIPAEGSVILDCPPDHIGVYAHHLDFGLRFPLHPFIEKVFRAWNVCLAQVTPQVVRNVVAFTWLLSFKQWPQTINLFRRLIWLKKYKKKSGWWSFYTKASKMTVNPKLSSCKDWEKKFYWLRVPSDFPIRTRFHLPRPHMNHYPIRELGFREKRAHQFVSCLHVDTGLQKSVTVPKYWLPPAKYILGNGPLSAVGLCHTHTLGLHTLNFAILGLGKDGRPTTNNPPNPKGVFSTLSTYATQANKKRGSTREEVASESPAKKTKRLSSIPAPKPLSIRAPTGVVFKTTHTAPDNPAPRPVFKTVHTAPDMAGGFKSLDCGRGAALTGRRPRDRNQPFTRVNRSRVDGTTQPAPDKSQQKSPEKGFESAADVNIAGQGGDAVADVEPIAQPDLMVVDLMTPTRQNQEQEVNDTDVAGMGQKTPPLMPPTLHTSSGYVRPSQSAGTSSGLNMGVFVRPGEWIEKTPICLSPRKMKYFEVPPGEPDEPWNPKIDLLRGESILTDDCKGGGCMGWRALKDLATPRDNPAAEIDAPAAQHMNDMLKACNSAVELVKLYLCYQEQNEDLQKRQADLEKQVSDAKQDLDQKTSELKRVKQRNEELENVANKLEAEEAKNKELSEKLLEADEKAKAAYKTGARDGALRFSRSQTYSKRITDSHNGGWFAAHRCGVHGIGLTKEDCEDIEYAFLVEEKHKVPTGLESQIIPEEIIQNADPLTLPPIELKEEDYLDPALLSSSTNQTDYQQV